Proteins from one Drosophila gunungcola strain Sukarami chromosome 3R, Dgunungcola_SK_2, whole genome shotgun sequence genomic window:
- the LOC128252247 gene encoding phagocyte signaling-impaired protein: protein MAQQQQQGMDSALFERRLRPVYDNLEVGNNRKALQESEKLLRKHPTLLCARALKGLSLLRLGRYDESHGCLQTVAEEKPTDDSTLQVLSFCYREMEQLDKIVELYQHAVKQNPGNEELLAHLFISHVRVEDYKAQQAVALQLYKAQPKNAYYFWSVISVVFQGIRGPESALPEKRKIYLGLAQRMVDKHIKEGKLETEQEAFLYLHILKLQNKFQEAWEFLTGELCAKLYPGAPVSMKFELLKELGNWRELNELLQQLLDADRDRWDFYKEYIQSSFELMKHAPQAEENGEKDSLARCQEFLQGIIDSSERKKRGPYLARLELHQRMRADQLPAEKLVGDFDEMVIEYFRLFGDKSCCTHDIALFLPSISMKQRQALASKLLLESGVSSTSLPKNKEQMQKHLCALQISRMCGSQMDLPVDHLLAFYTALKLHYEHGRSTFGKKLLSTEMGPSDAYALLAANVMYDLSRRENKSDHLFEALCLLQYVLRNSTSNFHVKLLSLKIYHLFGCQVGAQEMYEYLDIKQIQLDSMGYVHCQLLPLGGRFSGTRNVFDATLKFFTNSYKERLEYIALTYRFCTFSKMEEFMNFKERLTNSLQYVACSVEAQICDLVSCYGNIQQNLTAYAAMSIEPAEDRIAWHELSDNRDLEAVIRWDPLHEVDAGEERKESFDQEVEVLQVRSLMLRLFASFVDLYHGASSKDSPAGAEAATLELLRESWTGLFQRLRLMNYKPLAQKFLVNLLPTRLHLLLDLPYERFFDDLAQLVLDLQSGSGKLAEQCKRVGDNVISVMEMCVQTINESNECNGMDGLWKRRAQQQKVAASLEMLSLYAFLLSVLNDKLQVSSKTKSKKRPVDNKLDGPQPISEKERSQMLQELMRQLKHKLESCDAAIRTWKAPVLPRDLSSFMSDMSLKPEVEATLIGDVSATFKDSHEMMVTELRNLLKDKIRMVAK, encoded by the exons AtggcacagcagcagcagcagggcatGGACTCGGCCTTGTTTGAGCGGCGACTGCGGCCGGTCTACG ACAACCTGGAAGTGGGCAACAACCGCAAGGCACTGCAGGAGTCCGAGAAGCTGCTCCGAAAACATCCCACCCTGCTCTGCGCCCGTGCCCTGAAGGGTCTCTCCCTCCTCCGACTAGGTCGTTACGACGAGAGCCACGGATGCCTCCAGACGGTCGCCGAGGAGAAGCCCACGGACGACTCCACGTTGCAGGTGCTATCCTTCTGCTACCGCGAAATGGAACAAC TGGACAAAATTGTGGAGCTGTACCAGCACGCGGTTAAGCAGAATCCCGGCAACGAGGAGCTGCTCGCCCACCTCTTCATCTCGCATGTTAGAGTGGAGGACTACAAGGCGCAGCAGGCGGTGGCCCTGCAGCTGTACAAGGCTCAGCCAAAGAATGCCTACTACTTCTGGTCCGTAATCAGTGTAGTCTTCCAGGGGATTCGAGGACCGGAGTCGGCGCTGCCCGAGAAGCGGAAAATCTATTTGGGGCTGGCGCAGCGCATGGTCGACAAGCACATCAAGGAGGGCAAGTTGGAGACGGAGCAGGAGGCCTTTCTCTATCTGCACATCCTGAAGCTACAGAACAAGTTCCAGGAGGCGTGGGAATTCCTCACTGGCGAGCTGTGCGCCAAGCTCTATCCGGGTGCTCCAGTCAGCATGAAGTTTGAGCTGCTCAAGGAACTGGGTAACTGGCGGGAGCTGAAtgagctgctgcagcagctccttGACGCAGA TCGTGACCGCTGGGACTTCTACAAGGAGTACATCCAAAGTTCGTTTGAGTTGATGAAACATGCGCCACAGGCTGAGGAAAACGGGGAGAAGGATTCGCTGGCCAGATGTCAGGAGTTCCTTCAGGGCATCATCGATTCCTCGGAGCGCAAGAAACGGGGTCCCTATCTGGCGCGTTTGGAACTCCACCAGCGCATGCGAGCTGACCAACTGCCGGCGGAAAAGCTCGTCGGCGACTTCGACGAGATGGTCATAGAGTACTTCCGTCTGTTTGGCGACAAATCCTGCTGCACCCATGATATCGCCTTGTTCTTGCCTTCGATCAGCATGAAGCAGCGGCAGGCGTTGGCCAGCAAGTTGCTGTTGGAGAGCGGAGTCAGCTCCACGTCGCTTCCGAAGAAT AAAGAGCAGATGCAAAAGCACCTTTGCGCTCTGCAAATCTCGCGGATGTGCGGCTCCCAAATGGATCTGCCCGTGGACCACCTGCTTGCCTTCTACACGGCCCTTAAGCTGCACTACGAACACGGCCGGAGTACTTTCGGTAAGAAGCTGCTGTCCACGGAAATGGGACCATCGGATGCATATGCCCTGCTGGCGGCGAATGTAATGTACGACCTGAGTAGACGAGAAAACAAGTCGGATCACCTGTTCGAGGCGCTGTGCCTGCTGCAGTATGTCCTGCGAAACAGCACGAGTAACTTCCACGTGAAGCTGCTGAGTCTGAAGATCTATCATCTGTTTGGCTGCCAGGTGGGCGCCCAGGAGATGTACGAGTACCTGGACATTAAGCAAATCCAGCTGGACTCTATGGGCTATGTGCACTGCCAGTTGCTGCCGCTGGGCGGTCGTTTCTCGGGTACCCGGAATGTGTTCGATGCTACTCTGAAGTTCTTCACCAACAGCTACAAGGAACGCCTGGAGTACATTGCTTTGACCTATCGCTTCTGCACCTTTTCCAAGATGGAGGAGTTCATGAACTTCAAGGAACGCTTGACCAACAGCTTGCAGTACGTGGCCTGCTCGGTTGAGGCGCAGATCTGCGACCTAGTCAGTTGCTATGGCAATATCCAGCAGAACCTGACAGCGTATGCCGCTATGAGCATTGAGCCGGCTGAAGACCGGATCGCCTGGCATGAGTTGAGCGACAATCGCGACTTAGAGGCTGTCATCCGGTGGGATCCCCTTCACGAGGTAGATGCTGGCGAGGAGCGCAAGGAGTCCTTTGACCAAGAAGTAGAGGTGCTGCAGGTGCGATCGCTGATGCTCCGACTATTTGCCTCCTTTGTTGATTTGTATCACGGCGCCAGCTCGAAAGATTCGCCAGCGGGAGCGGAGGCCGCCACCCTGGAACTCTTGCGCGAGTCCTGGACGGGACTATTCCAGCGACTGCGTCTGATGAACTACAAGCCGTTGGCGCAAAAGTTTCTAGTCAATCTGCTGCCCACACGCCTTCACCTGCTGCTCGATCTGCCGTACGAACGCTTCTTTGACGACCTGGCCCAACTGGTCCTTGACCTGCAGAGCGGATCCGGAAAGCTGGCCGAGCAGTGCAAGAGGGTGGGCGACAATGTCATATCGGTTATGGAGATGTGCGTGCAGACCATCAACGAAAGCAACGAGTGCAACGGCATGGACGGTCTGTGGAAGCGGCGGGCGCAACAGCAGAAGGTGGCTGCCAGTCTGGAG ATGCTATCCCTCTATGCCTTTCTGCTGTCCGTGCTAAACGACAAGCTGCAGGTCAGCTCGAAGACCAAGTCCAAGAAGAGGCCGGTGGACAACAAGTTGGATGGACCCCAGCCGATCAGTGAGAAGGAGAGAAGCCAGATGTTGCAGGAGCTGATGCGACAGCTCAAGCACAAACTTGAGTCCTGCGACGCGGCCATAC GCACTTGGAAAGCACCGGTGCTGCCACGCGACCTCAGCTCCTTCATGTCGGACATGTCGCTGAAGCCGGAGGTGGAGGCCACGCTCATCGGAGATGTTTCGGCCACCTTTAAGGACTCGCACGAGATGATGGTCACCGAGTTGCGCAATCTGCTAAAGGACAAGATACGCATGGTGGCCAAGTAG
- the LOC128252249 gene encoding N-acetylglucosaminyl-phosphatidylinositol de-N-acetylase gives MRFNWLSEYVASTLSSIASTSPWRQLQQQVLQVQQLVPNPQAIYCRIRSSSAEALEHVLIACAVYLLVCLGLYKLTFWLSGSGAPSDNNNAGGSRSGDESGDRNPNQEAGGGLKQALQSGLRLRSVRLPKRANMERVLLITAHPDDECMFFGPLIYSLTQRQGCQVYILCLSNGNFEHKAKVRRQELWRSCSKLGIPESNIVLMNATNLPDDPYVDWRPDAVASLILHAVESLDIQAIFTFDRDGVSSHPNHCAVYYAAASLCLANLLPKDCKFYTLDSINVVRKYLSILDLLCTCFMSTHWCILNWKEAAIVRSAMKEHQSQMRWFRWLYIYTSRYMFINSMRQINLSDVELEMQIHDN, from the exons ATGAGATTTAACTGGCTGAGCGAGTACGTGGCCAGCACATTAAGCAGCATCGCATCAACCTCTCCGTGGCgccaactgcagcagcaggtgcTTCAGGTGCAGCAGCTCGTCCCCAATCCGCAGGCCATCTACTGCCGTATCAGGTCCTCATCCGCCGAAGCACTGGAGCACGTACTGATCGCCTGTGCGGTGTACTTGCTAGTATGCCTTGGCCTCTACAAGCTCACCTTCTGGCTGTCGGGATCCGGAGCGCccagcgacaacaacaatgccGGAGGATCCAGATCCGGCGACGAGAGCGGAGATCGGAATCCAAATCAGGAGGCGGGTGGCGGGCTGAAGCAGGCCCTTCAATCCGGACTCCGGCTGCGTAGCGTCCGGCTGCCCAAAAGGGCGAACATGGAGCGCGTCCTGCTGATCACTGCCCATCCGGATGACGAGTGCATGTTCTTCGGACCGCTGATCTACTCGCTGACGCAGCGCCAAGGCTGCCAGGTGTACATACTATGCCTGTCCAACG GCAACTTCGAGCACAAGGCTAAGGTGCGGCGTCAGGAACTGTGGCGCTCCTGCTCGAAACTGGGAATTCCGGAGTCGAACATCGTGCTGATGAATGCCACCAACCTGCCGGACGACCCCTATGTCGACTGGCGCCCGGATGCGGTGGCCAGCCTGATACTGCACGCCGTCGAAAGCCTCGACATCCAGGCGATATTCACGTTTGATCGCGATGGCGTCAGCTCACATCCGAACCATTGTGCCGTGTACTACGCGGCCGCTTCGCTCTGTTTGGCCAACCTTTTGCCCAAAG ATTGCAAGTTCTACACCTTGGACTCGATCAATGTGGTCAGAAAATATCTATCCATCCTCGATCTGCTCTGCACGTGCTTTATGTCTACGCATTG GTGCATTCTTAACTGGAAGGAGGCTGCGATTGTGAGGAGCGCGATGAAGGAACATCAGTCGCAGATGAGGTGGTTTCGTTGGCTCTACATATACACTTCGCGCTACATGTTCATCAACTCGATGCGGCAGATAAATCTTTCGGATGTGGAACTGGAAATGCAGATACATGACAACTAG